A genome region from Arachis duranensis cultivar V14167 chromosome 6, aradu.V14167.gnm2.J7QH, whole genome shotgun sequence includes the following:
- the LOC110273075 gene encoding uncharacterized protein LOC110273075, with translation MEFPSFSLQITPIEEEFDFGDCFSIIFNCTKKLIQIIESSNPGAEVQSCCTTSTAREAILVPSEILCSGTPLTHLSREDTILLQQICSSLSVSPHLLDQILSNIVQTARSCDSNTREIVVNLHVTSYNVVQDSDAECAICLEKFEHGNEDSSVEIVRTNCKHVFHDRCLLRWLRRCANCESPYSCPLCRRIIFQR, from the coding sequence ATGGAATTCCCCTCGTTTTCTTTGCAAATCACTCCCATTGAAGAAGAGTTTGATTTCGGTGATTGCTTCTCGATCATCTTCAATTGCACCAAAAAATTGATCCAAATTATTGAAAGCTCAAATCCAGGTGCCGAGGTTCAGTCTTGTTGTACTACAAGTACAGCCAGGGAAGCAATATTGGTTCCTTCAGAGATCCTATGTAGTGGTACTCCACTCACACACCTCAGCAGAGAAGACACAATCTTGTTACAACAAATCTGTTCTTCACTAAGTGTGTCCCCTCACCTATTAGACCAAATTTTATCTAACATAGTCCAAACTGCAAGAAGCTGTGACTCCAACACGCGGGAGATTGTTGTCAACCTTCATGTTACCTCCTACAATGTTGTTCAAGATTCTGATGCTGAATGCGCCATTTGTTTGGAGAAGTTTGAACATGGTAATGAAGATTCAAGCGTAGAAATTGTTCGTACGAATTGCAAGCATGTTTTTCATGATCGCTGCTTGCTCCGCTGGCTCCGACGCTGTGCCAACTGTGAGTCGCCATATTCTTGCCCATTGTGCCGCAGAATCATATTTCAAAGATGA
- the LOC107495589 gene encoding translation initiation factor IF-1, chloroplastic, with product MLTSSPSSSSSSCFSLNTTPILRHHHHHTLTLSLPPSPVTLTLHHRITPSFLRPSSFPPAPAPANLLVPHAKPPTADKSGEQKWVHEGLITESLPNGMFRVRLDNQDLILGYVSGKIRKNFVRILPGDRVKVEVSRYDSSKGRIVYRLRSSSSS from the coding sequence ATGTTAAcctcatcaccatcatcatcctcATCCTCTTGCTTCTCACTGAACACCACCCCAATCCTCcgtcaccaccaccatcatACCCTCACACTCTCTCTTCCCCCTTCACCTGTCACTCTCACCCTCCACCACCGCATAACTCCCTCCTTCCTCCGCCCATCCTCGTTTCCGCCGGCGCCGGCGCCGGCAAACCTCCTCGTGCCGCATGCTAAGCCCCCTACGGCCGACAAGTCCGGCGAGCAGAAGTGGGTCCACGAGGGCCTCATCACCGAGTCCCTCCCCAACGGCATGTTCCGCGTTCGTCTCGACAACCAGGACCTCATTCTCGGATATGTTTCTGGGAAAATCCGAAAGAATTTCGTCAGAATATTGCCCGGGGATCGCGTCAAGGTTGAGGTCAGTCGCTATGATTCTTCCAAGGGACGTATTGTTTATAGGCTTCGTAGTAGTAGTTCGTCTTAG
- the LOC107495587 gene encoding LOW QUALITY PROTEIN: cytochrome P450 711A1 (The sequence of the model RefSeq protein was modified relative to this genomic sequence to represent the inferred CDS: inserted 1 base in 1 codon): MVSMELEWWLFPFIPSAPMVSSILFTMLVGFVWYLYGPYWRLRRVPGPPSLPLVGHLPLLAKYGPDVFSVLAKQYGPIYRFHMGRQPLIIIAEAELCTEVGIRKFKQISNRSIPSPISASPLHQKGLFFTRGQRWSTMRNTIISMYQPSHLASLVPRMQSFIESATQNLDHITNTNEDITFSNLSLRLATDVIGDAAFGVNFGLSNPNYSSNCDLSIKNNNNVNVNKEVSDFINQHIYSTTQLKMDLSGSFSIILGLIVPLLQEPFRWILKLIPGTMDQKIENTNRKLSRRLDEIVKRRMEESNRTCKNFLSLILNARESRNVSEDVFTHDYISAVTYEHLLAGSATTSFTLSSVVYLVAGHPEVESKLIQEIDGFGPPDRMPTAQDLQDSFPYLHQVIQEAMRVYTVSPLVARETSTEVEIGGYLLPKGTWVWLALGVLAKDPKQFPEPEKFKPERFDPKCDEMKQRHPYAFIPFGIGXYLFRHSPNMEKPLELEYGIVLNFKHGVKLRVINRTN, encoded by the exons ATGGTGTCTATGGAATTAGAATGGTGGTTATTTCCATTTATTCCAAGTGCACCTATGGTTTCATCAATATTATTCACCATGCTAGTAGGGTTTGTATGGTACCTTTATGGGCCTTATTGGAGGCTAAGAAGAGTTCCGGGCCCACCATCTCTTCCTCTTGTAGGACACCTTCCATTGCTGGCTAAGTATGGCCCTGATGTCTTCTCTGTCCTTGCAAAGCAATATGGCCCAATTTACAG ATTTCATATGGGAAGACAGCCACTAATAATAATAGCAGAAGCAGAACTTTGTACTGAAGTTGGAATAAGAAAGTTCAAACAAATTTCAAATAGAAGCATTCCATCTCCTATTTCTGCTTCCCCACTCCACCAAAAAGGTCTCTTCTTCACCAG GGGTCAACGTTGGTCAACCATGAGAAACACCATAATCTCAATGTACCAACCATCACACTTGGCCAGCTTAGTGCCAAGAATGCAATCATTCATAGAATCAGCAACACAAAATCTAGATCACATCACAAATACTAATGAAGACATAACATTCTCCAATCTCTCACTTAGGCTTGCAACCGATGTAATTGGTGATGCTGCATTTGGTGTCAACTTTGGACTGTCAAATCCTAATTATTCATCTAATTGTGATTTATCAATCaagaacaataataatgttAATGTTAACAAGGAAGTTTCTGATTTCATTAATCAACACATTTATTCCACTACACAACTGAAAATGGACCTATCCGGTTCATTTTCTATCATACTAGGATTAATTGTACCATTGCTTCAAGAACCGTTTCGGTGGATCTTGAAGCTGATTCCGGGTACCATGGATCAGAAAATAGAGAATACCAATAGGAAATTGAGCCGCCGACTCGACGAGATTGTGAAAAGGAGGATGGAAGAAAGTAACAGGACTTGCAAGAATTTCTTGTCACTTATTTTGAATGCAAGGGAATCAAGAAATGTGTCTGAGGATGTGTTCACACATGATTATATTAGTGCTGTTACTTATGAACACTTGCTTGCAGGGTCGGCTACCACTTCTTTTACACTGTCCTCTGTTGTTTATTTGGTTGCTGGCCATCCTGAAGTTGAGAGCAAGTTGATTCAAGAGATCGATGGCTTCGGTCCGCCTGATCGGATGCCGACTGCCCAAGATCTTCAAGATAGTTTTCCTTATCTTCATCAG gTTATTCAAGAGGCCATGAGGGTTTACACTGTCTCCCCATTAGTTGCAAGAGAAACATCAACCGAAGTAGAGATAGGAGGTTATCTCCTTCCAAAG GGAACATGGGTGTGGCTAGCACTTGGAGTTCTAGCAAAAGACCCAAAACAATTTCCAGAGCCAGAGAAGTTCAAACCAGAGAGATTTGACCCTAAATGTGATGAGATGAAACAAAGGCACCCTTATGCATTTATACCATTTGGAATTG AATATTTGTTTCGCCATTCACCTAACATGGAAAAGCCTTTAGAACTAGAATATGGTATAGTTCTCAATTTCAAGCATGGTGTCAAGCTTAGAGTCATAAACAGAACAAATTAA
- the LOC107495588 gene encoding heat stress transcription factor A-2, producing the protein MEGAVRVKEEESEHSQPQPREGLNDASPPPFLTKTFDMVDDSSIDSIVSWSITRNSFVVWDPHSFSTTILPRYFKHSNFSSFIRQLNTYGFRKVDPDRWEFANEGFLAGQKHLLKTIKRRRNVSQGTQQRGGGGPCLELGEYGLEGEVERLRRDRNVLMAEIVKLRQQQHNSRNEVLLMETRLQATEKKQQQMMTFLAKALNNPSFMQHLADKNSQNTQLFGVEVKRKRRLTASPNVDPVTAVAAVPIESVVEDYPNHEQELANIEFEMDTFFATSYDTEPNDENNDPASTTSVSGDTILEDFLKEDLVTGNPKDEVVIGDCSRTDIPAEDLAATPKDWTEELQDLVSHMEYLGSKP; encoded by the exons ATGGAAGGAGCAGTTAGAGTGAAGGAAGAAGAATCGGAACACTCACAACCTCAACCTCGGGAAGGGTTGAACGACGCGTCTCCACCTCCGTTTCTAACGAAGACGTTCGACATGGTGGATGACTCTTCCATTGATTCCATTGTTTCTTGGAGCATTACTCGCAACTCCTTTGTTGTTTGGGACCCTCACAGCTTCTCCACTACCATCTTGCCTCGCTACTTCAAGCATTCCAACTTCTCCAGCTTCATTCGCCAGCTCAACACATAT GGATTTCGGAAAGTTGATCCTGATCGGTGGGAATTCGCTAACGAAGGTTTCTTGGCGGGACAGAAACACTTGTTGAAGACcataaagagaagaagaaatgtaTCTCAGGGAACACAGCAAAGAGGAGGTGGAGGTCCTTGTCTCGAGTTGGGGGAGTATGGATTGGAAGGTGAGGTTGAAAGGTTGAGGAGAGACCGGAATGTGTTGATGGCCGAAATCGTGAAGTTGAGGCAGCAACAGCATAATTCACGAAATGAGGTGCTTCTGATGGAGACAAGGTTGCAAGCCACAGAGAAGAAACAACAACAGATGATGACTTTCCTTGCCAAAGCTCTGAACAATCCATCTTTCATGCAGCATTTGGCTGATAAGAATTCCCAGAACACGCAATTGTTTGGCGTTGAAGTTAAAAGGAAGAGGAGACTAACAGCTAGCCCAAACGTGGATCCGGTGACAGCAGTAGCAGCAGTGCCTATTGAATCAGTAGTGGAGGACTATCCAAACCACGAACAAGAACTTGCAAATATCGAGTTCGAGATGGATACATTTTTCGCAACATCTTATGATACCGAGCCTAACGACGAAAATAATGACCCTGCATCAACAACTTCAGTATCCGGGGATACTATCTTGGAGGATTTTCTCAAGGAAGATTTGGTAACTGGGAACCCAAAGGATGAAGTTGTGATTGGTGATTGTTCAAGAACTGATATTCCTGCGGAGGATTTGGCAGCAACGCCTAAGGATTGGACTGAGGAATTGCAGGACCTTGTGAGTCATATGGAATATCTTGGTTCCAAACCTTAG